The Archocentrus centrarchus isolate MPI-CPG fArcCen1 chromosome 12, fArcCen1, whole genome shotgun sequence genome includes a window with the following:
- the LOC115789253 gene encoding spindlin-1-like, protein MKNTPGHRDTADTGHAGVSANMMKKKNPHKKHKSSLGPTTKVLSQPRRNIVGCRIQHVWKEGGGHVVWKGTVLDQVPVNPSLYLIKYDGFDCVYGLELHKDERVQGLEVLPDRLAKSRLTDVNLADAMIGKAVEHMFETEEGPKEEWRGMVLARAPIMTSWFYITYEKDPVLYMYQLLDDYKEGDLRIMPDSNDSVPAEREPGEVVDSLVGKQVEYAKEDGGKRTGMVIHQVEAKPSVYFIKFDDDFLIYVYDLVKTS, encoded by the exons ATGAAGAACACTCcgggacacagagacacagctgATACAG GGCATGCAGGTGTTTCTGCCAAtatgatgaagaaaaagaaccCACACAA GAAGCATAAGAGCAGCCTGGGCCCGACCACCAAAGTTCTGTCGCAGCCTCGACGCAACATCGTCGGCTGCAGGATCCAGCACGTctggaaggaaggaggagggCACGTGGTCTGGAAGGGAACAGTACTCGACCAG GTGCCCGTGAACCCGTCTCTCTATCTGATAAAGTACGATGGATTTGACTGCGTTTACGGTCTGGAGCTTCATAAAGACGAGAGGGTTCAGGGCCTGGAGGTGCTCCCTGACAGACTTG CTAAATCCCGTCTGACGGACGTCAACCTGGCTGACGCCATGATCGGTAAAGCGGTGGAGCACATGTTTGAGACGGAGGAGGGTCCGAAGGAGGAGTGGAGGGGCATGGTGCTGGCCCGGGCTCCCATCATGACCAGCTGGTTCTACATCACCTACGAGAAGGACCCCGTCCTGTACATGTACCAGCTGCTGGACGACTACAAAGAGGGAGACCTGCGAATTATGCCCGACTCCA ACGACAGCGTCCCAGCGGAGAGGGAGCCCGGCGAGGTGGTGGACAGCCTGGTGGGCAAACAGGTGGAGTACGCCAAAGAGGACGGCGGCAAGCGAACGGGCATGGTCATCCACCAGGTGGAAGCCAAGCCGTCCGTCTACTTCATCAAGTTCGACGACGACTTCCTCATTTACGTGTACGACCTGGTCAAGACTTCGTAA
- the dnajc25 gene encoding dnaJ homolog subfamily C member 25 produces the protein MSCSVGDGTAGRRTAEMVAPEERSGGGRRSGCPRSVKSWWRLAVLLLSVSSLPAVSALVEGLYCGKEVCYDVLGVTREASKSEIARAYRQLARRYHPDRFRPGEPGSEGETLESAHTKFLLIATAYETLKDEDTRRDYNYMLDHPEEYYQHYYAYYRRRLAPKVDVRVVVLVTICAISIFQYYSWHSSYNEVINYLMTVPKYRIQATEIAKQQGLLNRSKEKGKNRRSKEEIREQEEEVIRDIIKNKIDIKGGYQKPNLSDILLCQIVLFPYYLTNYVVWYVSWVYRFTICREEYGDKEKLYIIRRHMKLSQSQFDRLEENTKQTFLDKQLWVKENFEVYRKEQEEEMKVKMATDTRMKQYRRWMKNEGPGRLTFIDD, from the exons ATGTCGTGTTCAGTGGGCGACGGGACAGCAGGCAGGCGGACGGCAGAGATGGTTGCTCCCGAGGAGCGGAGCGGCGGCGGGCGGCGCTCCGGGTGTCCGCGGTCGGTGAAGTCGTGGTGGCGGCTCGCGGTGCTGCTCCTCTCCGTGTCCTCCCTGCCGGCGGTCTCGGCGCTGGTGGAGGGTCTGTACTGCGGGAAGGAGGTGTGCTACGACGTGCTCGGCGTCACTCGGGAGGCCTCCAAGTCGGAGATCGCCCGGGCTTACCGGCAGCTGGCCCGGCGGTACCACCCGGACCGTTTCAGGCCGGGGGAGCCCGGCTCGGAGGGGGAGACCCTGGAGTCCGCGCACACCAAGTTCCTGCTCATTGCGACCGCATACGAGACGCTAAAG gATGAGGACACACGGCGGGACTACAACTATATGCTGGACCACCCTGAGGAGTACTACCAGCACTACTACGCCTACTACCGCCGACGGCTCGCCCCCAAAGTGGACGTCAGGGTCGTCGTCCTGGTCACCATCTGTGCCATCTCCATCTTCCAG TACTACAGCTGGCACAGCAGCTACAACGAGGTCATCAACTACCTGATGACCGTCCCCAAGTACCGCATCCAGGCCACGGAGATCGCCAAGCAGCAAGGACTCCTCAACCGCTCCAAGGAGAAGGGCAAGAACCGACGCTCCAAGGAGGAGATccgggagcaggaggaggaggtgatccGCGACATCATCAAAAACAAGATCGACATCAAAGGAGGCTACCAGAAGCCCAACCTGTCGGACATCCTGCTGTGTCAGATCGTTCTCTTCCCGTACTACCTCACCAACTACGTGGTGTGGTACGTCTCCTGGGTGTACCGCTTCACCATCTGCAGGGAGGAGTACGGAGACAAGGAGAAGCTCTACATCATCAG GAGGCACATGAAGCTGTCCCAGTCTCAGTTTGACCGCCTGGAGGAAAACACCAAACAGACCTTCCTGGACAAGCAGCTCTGGGTCAAAGAAAACTTCGAG GTGTACAgaaaggagcaggaggaggagatgaaggTGAAGATGGCAACCGACACGAGGATGAAGCAGTACCGCCGCTGGATGAAGAACGAGGGGCCGGGCCGGCTCACCTTCATCGACGACTGA
- the LOC115789771 gene encoding GTPase IMAP family member 7-like yields the protein MGNSNSVPDGPPRRIVLIGKTGVGKSAVGNTILGREFFESNVSSESVTETCEIGILPDCKRKITVVDTPGLLDPSKNADAIKKEIAKCIQMSSPGPHVFLLVLQIGRFTKEEQNCVDALEKLFGPKASNYMIVLFTHGDKLTQQGVGIHDYLKDGHEKLKELLRRCGNRFHMFDNSNIKNRAQVVELIKKIDDMVAANGERHYTDEMFEEAERILKQRKQLYNNSAFISQLRKKISLFQTILKR from the exons ATGGGTAACAGCAATTCAGTCCCTGATG GTCCTCCAAGGAGGATCGTGTTGATTGGGAAAACTGGTGTTGGGAAGAGTGCCGTTGGCAACACCATCCTGGGCAGAGAGTTCTTTGAGTCTAACGTGAGCTCAGAGTCAGTGACAGAGACCTGTGAGATAGGAATCCTTCCAGATTGTAAAAGAAAGATCACTGTGGTCGACACACCTGGTCTTCTAGATCCATCTAAAAATGCAGACGCCATAAAGAAAGAAATTGCAAAATGCATTCAGATGTCTTCTCCTGGCCCGCACGTCTTCCTGCTGGTCCTTCAGATCGGCAGGTTTACCAAAGAAGAGCAAAACTGTGTGGATGCCCTGGAGAAGCTGTTTGGACCAAAGGCATCAAACTACATGATCGTGCTGTTCACTCATGGTGACAAACTGACTCAGCAGGGCGTAGGCATACATGACTATTTGAAAGACGGCCATGAGAAGCTGAAAGAACTTTTGAGGAGATGCGGTAACAGGTTTCATATGTTTGACAACAGTAACATCAAGAACAGAGCTCAGGTTGTTGAGCTGATTAAAAAGATTGATGATATGGTGGCAGCAAATGGAGAACGTCACTACACTGATGAGATGtttgaggaggcagagagaatTCTGAAGCAAAGAAAACAGCTGTATAACAATTCAGCCTTCATATCTCAGCTCAGGAAAAAAATTTCTCTGTTTCAGACAATCTTGAAAAGGTAA